In Pseudomonas fluorescens, a genomic segment contains:
- a CDS encoding PQQ-dependent dehydrogenase, methanol/ethanol family, with amino-acid sequence MRTRSLLIGSPLLMAALCPGVWAGPAQVDGRRIIAADQEPGNWMSHGRTYDEQRYSPLDSVNADNVGQLGMAWTTKLDIDSGTEATPLVVDGVMYTTGAFSIVYAINAATGELLWKYDPKVPPENLSQGCCGPVNRGVAVWQGKVYVGSFDGRLIALDAANGQPVWSVDTIIDRTKSYSITGAPRIVKGKVLIGNGGAEFGVRGYVTAYDAETGQQVWRFYTVPGDPKLPPENPAMAKAMKTWDGDGWVKWGGGGTVWDSMAYDPELDLLYVGTGNGSPWNYQFRTNGKGDNLYVSSILALRPDTGEYVWHYQITPQDQWDFTATQHMILADIKIDGTLRKVIMQAPKNGFFYVLDRTNGQLLSAKNFVPVNWASGIDMKTGRPILTGAADYSKAPKVVQPSFLGGHNWHPMSFSPKTGYVYIPAQYTLAELKAAKAPMFLSNKSVVNFGLDVPDLPEDPKALNKIRDAWSGELIAWDPVKQQAAWKQPYISAGNGGTLATAGNLVFQGTADGRVVAYRADTGKPLWEHRANSGVMAGPVTYTVKGEQYVAFSVGWGGIIPLLTGPLTNKGKVRAESRVIAFKLGAHGELPPPKVAPVLPTTHQALTATPEQLAQARGLFNGLCAGCHGLNAISGGVVPDLRYLDDNKHAAFPAFVSGALITRGMPNFSDILQREDMELIRQYLVKRTQDLQADLKAAGHVDAH; translated from the coding sequence ATGAGAACACGGAGCTTGCTGATCGGCAGCCCTTTACTGATGGCTGCGTTGTGCCCGGGTGTGTGGGCGGGTCCGGCGCAGGTCGACGGTCGGCGCATCATCGCCGCCGACCAGGAGCCAGGCAACTGGATGAGCCACGGCCGCACCTACGACGAGCAACGCTACAGCCCGCTCGATAGCGTCAATGCCGACAACGTCGGGCAGTTGGGCATGGCCTGGACGACGAAACTGGATATCGACAGCGGCACCGAAGCCACGCCGCTGGTGGTCGATGGGGTGATGTACACCACCGGGGCTTTCAGCATTGTCTATGCGATCAATGCCGCCACCGGCGAGTTGCTCTGGAAATATGACCCTAAAGTCCCGCCCGAAAACCTTAGCCAGGGCTGCTGCGGCCCGGTCAATCGGGGCGTGGCGGTGTGGCAGGGCAAGGTCTATGTGGGCAGTTTTGATGGTCGCTTGATTGCCCTGGATGCGGCGAATGGTCAGCCGGTGTGGAGCGTCGACACCATCATCGATCGCACCAAGAGCTACTCGATCACAGGCGCGCCGCGCATCGTCAAGGGCAAGGTGCTGATCGGCAATGGCGGCGCCGAGTTTGGCGTACGCGGCTACGTCACGGCTTACGACGCCGAGACCGGCCAACAGGTATGGCGTTTCTACACGGTGCCGGGTGATCCGAAACTGCCACCGGAAAACCCGGCCATGGCCAAGGCGATGAAGACCTGGGACGGCGATGGCTGGGTCAAATGGGGCGGCGGCGGTACCGTCTGGGACTCCATGGCCTACGACCCCGAGCTTGATCTTCTTTATGTGGGCACGGGCAACGGTTCACCCTGGAACTACCAGTTCCGTACCAATGGCAAGGGCGACAACCTCTACGTCTCGTCGATCCTGGCGCTGCGGCCAGACACCGGCGAATACGTGTGGCACTACCAGATCACCCCGCAAGACCAGTGGGATTTCACCGCGACCCAGCACATGATCCTCGCCGACATCAAGATCGACGGCACCCTGCGCAAGGTGATCATGCAGGCGCCGAAAAACGGCTTTTTCTACGTTCTGGATCGCACTAACGGCCAACTGCTGTCGGCGAAGAATTTCGTCCCGGTCAACTGGGCCAGCGGTATCGACATGAAAACCGGACGCCCGATCCTGACCGGTGCGGCCGACTATTCCAAAGCGCCGAAAGTGGTGCAGCCCAGCTTTCTCGGTGGGCACAACTGGCACCCCATGTCGTTCAGCCCTAAGACCGGCTACGTCTACATCCCGGCCCAGTACACCTTGGCCGAACTCAAGGCCGCGAAGGCACCGATGTTCTTGTCGAACAAGTCAGTGGTGAACTTCGGGCTGGATGTGCCGGACCTGCCTGAAGACCCGAAAGCCTTGAATAAAATCCGTGACGCCTGGAGCGGTGAGCTGATCGCCTGGGACCCGGTCAAGCAGCAGGCCGCCTGGAAGCAGCCTTATATCAGCGCCGGCAACGGCGGCACACTGGCCACGGCGGGCAACCTGGTGTTCCAGGGCACGGCCGATGGCCGCGTGGTCGCCTACCGCGCCGACACCGGCAAGCCATTGTGGGAGCATCGCGCCAACTCCGGGGTGATGGCCGGGCCTGTCACCTATACCGTCAAGGGGGAGCAATACGTGGCGTTCTCGGTGGGATGGGGCGGGATCATCCCCTTGCTCACCGGGCCGTTGACCAATAAGGGCAAGGTGCGCGCCGAATCACGGGTGATAGCCTTCAAGCTGGGCGCCCACGGCGAACTGCCGCCCCCCAAGGTTGCCCCGGTATTGCCGACCACCCACCAGGCCCTCACGGCAACCCCTGAGCAACTGGCGCAGGCGCGCGGCCTGTTCAACGGGTTGTGTGCAGGTTGCCATGGCCTCAACGCGATCAGTGGCGGTGTGGTGCCGGACCTGCGCTACCTGGACGACAACAAGCACGCGGCGTTCCCGGCGTTTGTCAGCGGCGCGCTGATCACCCGCGGGATGCCGAACTTCTCCGACATTCTCCAGCGCGAAGACATGGAGTTGATCCGTCAATACCTGGTCAAGCGCACCCAGGATCTGCAAGCCGACCTCAAGGCTGCCGGGCACGTCGACGCCCACTGA
- a CDS encoding ABC transporter permease — translation MSRYLIGRIGQALLVLWGAYSITYFILYLLPGDTLSIMLSASGMEADALSVEDLAKARAYYGLDQGVFEQYFNLLLGALHGDFGQSLSLNRPVAELLAERLPQTLSLAGLAIVLSLLGGVGLAYLTAYLRWRPLKIALTRLPSLGFSVPVFWMGLLLIQVFAFGLGWFPATGSRGVESLVLPAITLAIPSAAVYAQVLQRSFQGVWQEPYIVTAYAKGLSRGQVQARHGFRNAALPILTLIGLQVGNTVSGAVLVETIFARSGIGRLAQEAVLRQDIPVVLAIVAVSAAAFVLVNLLVDLLYPWLDPRISHTPKVS, via the coding sequence ATGAGCCGTTACCTGATCGGCCGGATTGGCCAGGCGCTGCTGGTGCTCTGGGGCGCCTATAGCATCACCTATTTCATTTTGTACCTGCTGCCGGGCGACACCCTGTCCATCATGCTCAGCGCCTCGGGCATGGAGGCCGACGCGCTGTCAGTCGAAGACCTGGCCAAGGCCCGCGCTTATTACGGCCTCGACCAGGGCGTGTTCGAGCAGTATTTCAACCTGCTGCTCGGCGCGCTGCACGGTGACTTCGGCCAGTCGCTGTCGCTGAATCGACCGGTGGCCGAGCTGCTCGCCGAACGATTGCCGCAGACCTTGTCCCTGGCCGGGCTGGCGATTGTGTTGTCGCTGCTCGGCGGTGTCGGCCTGGCCTACCTGACGGCGTACCTGCGCTGGCGGCCGTTAAAAATCGCGTTGACCCGGTTGCCGTCGCTGGGCTTTTCAGTGCCGGTGTTCTGGATGGGCCTGCTGCTGATCCAGGTATTCGCGTTCGGCCTCGGCTGGTTTCCCGCCACCGGCAGCCGCGGGGTTGAAAGCCTGGTGCTGCCGGCGATCACCCTGGCGATCCCCAGCGCGGCGGTGTACGCCCAGGTGTTGCAACGCAGTTTCCAAGGGGTGTGGCAGGAGCCCTACATCGTCACGGCCTATGCCAAGGGCTTGAGCCGTGGCCAGGTGCAGGCGCGTCACGGCTTTCGCAACGCGGCCCTGCCGATTCTCACCCTGATCGGGCTGCAAGTGGGCAATACGGTGTCCGGCGCGGTGCTGGTGGAAACCATCTTTGCCCGCTCCGGCATCGGCCGCCTGGCGCAGGAAGCCGTGCTGCGCCAGGACATTCCAGTGGTGCTGGCCATCGTTGCCGTTTCGGCGGCGGCATTTGTGCTGGTGAACCTGCTGGTCGACCTGCTCTATCCCTGGCTCGACCCGCGCATCTCCCATACGCCAAAGGTGTCCTAG
- a CDS encoding aldehyde dehydrogenase family protein, translated as MTDIPLLPQVEAFLRRRHTLFIDGGYVQSHSSQTLEVINPATDQVIAHVADADTADVDAAVESARRGFQQWSQVAPAVRGNVLLKLADLLERNREELAQIETCQSGKIIQVSRAFEVDQAAHFLRYYAGWATKISGQTLTPSLPSFAGERYTAFTLREPVGVVVGIVPWNFSTMIAIWKLASALVTGCSIIIKPSEFTPLTILRIAELAVDAGLPAGALNVLTGSGRVGQALVEHPGTDKVSFTGSVPTGIAVGRSAASAGLTRATLELGGKNSAGFLRDVDLDTAVNGIIEAGFLHSGQICAAAERFFAHRSQIEPLMARLSERLGKLHIGSPLDERTEFGPVTNRQHQRKLEGFFAKARAENNTIIHGGKPMDRPGCYVEPTVILANSLNDSLLNEETFGPIATFLPYDTEEELLALMNHTPYGLSASLWTNDLSKALRMVPAIHAGTVWVNMHTLLDPAVPFGGVKSSGIGREFGSAFIDDYTELKSVMIRY; from the coding sequence ATGACCGACATCCCCCTCCTGCCCCAAGTCGAAGCCTTCCTGCGTCGTCGCCATACGCTGTTTATCGATGGCGGCTACGTGCAGAGCCATTCCAGCCAGACCCTGGAAGTCATCAACCCCGCCACCGACCAGGTGATCGCCCACGTCGCCGATGCGGACACTGCCGACGTCGACGCGGCGGTGGAGTCCGCTCGTCGTGGCTTCCAGCAATGGTCCCAAGTGGCCCCGGCCGTGCGCGGCAACGTGCTGCTCAAGCTTGCCGACCTGCTGGAACGCAACCGCGAGGAACTGGCCCAGATCGAGACGTGCCAGTCCGGCAAGATCATCCAGGTCTCCCGCGCCTTCGAAGTGGACCAGGCCGCGCACTTCCTGCGTTACTACGCCGGCTGGGCCACCAAAATCAGCGGCCAGACCCTCACCCCGTCCCTGCCCTCCTTTGCCGGCGAACGCTATACCGCGTTCACTCTGCGCGAACCGGTTGGCGTGGTGGTGGGCATCGTGCCGTGGAATTTTTCGACCATGATCGCCATCTGGAAACTCGCCTCGGCGTTGGTCACCGGCTGCAGCATTATCATCAAGCCCAGTGAATTCACCCCGCTGACCATCCTGCGCATCGCCGAACTGGCAGTCGACGCGGGCTTGCCTGCCGGGGCCCTGAACGTGTTGACCGGAAGCGGTCGGGTCGGCCAGGCACTGGTTGAACACCCAGGGACCGATAAGGTGTCATTCACCGGCTCGGTGCCGACCGGCATCGCCGTAGGCCGCAGTGCGGCCAGCGCAGGATTGACCCGCGCGACCCTGGAACTGGGCGGGAAAAACTCGGCGGGGTTCCTGCGCGATGTGGACCTCGACACGGCAGTCAACGGCATCATCGAGGCGGGTTTCCTGCACTCCGGGCAGATCTGCGCCGCGGCTGAACGCTTTTTCGCCCATCGCTCGCAGATCGAGCCGCTCATGGCTCGGCTGTCCGAGCGTCTGGGCAAACTGCACATCGGTTCGCCGCTGGATGAACGCACTGAATTCGGCCCGGTCACCAACCGCCAGCACCAACGCAAGCTCGAAGGTTTTTTTGCCAAGGCCCGTGCCGAAAACAATACGATCATTCACGGCGGCAAGCCCATGGATCGTCCCGGCTGCTATGTCGAGCCGACCGTGATCCTCGCCAACAGCCTCAACGACAGCTTGCTCAACGAGGAAACCTTCGGCCCGATTGCCACGTTCTTGCCCTACGACACCGAAGAAGAGTTGCTGGCGCTGATGAACCACACGCCCTATGGCTTGAGTGCCAGCCTCTGGACCAATGACCTGAGCAAGGCGCTGCGCATGGTACCGGCCATCCATGCCGGGACGGTGTGGGTGAACATGCACACCCTGCTGGATCCGGCCGTACCCTTTGGCGGCGTCAAGTCATCGGGGATCGGGCGCGAATTCGGCTCAGCATTTATCGACGATTACACCGAACTCAAATCGGTGATGATTCGCTATTGA
- a CDS encoding transporter: MKALNTLTLSTLLASLAPLAQADVKPDPGDYTALPQGTDVVVLYQQNPRGDKVYSGGRKVADNLDLDLTVGVLRLIHFTEFFNTGLTWDPQIVIPFGYQKTGATDSKHSGLGDITFGGTVWTIADLAKNEHLGWSVFVTAPTGSEKNQGFALSSNRWALDFQVGYIKGLTDKITWDVIAETEFYDEQRSTDAKKDPLLQLHNHLRYNFTPDTYAAVSYRHNWGARETLDHETLATSRSNGTLGFTVATMLGKQVQVMGQLMHDTSVREGVKIDNSLQFRLAYFY; this comes from the coding sequence ATGAAAGCACTCAATACCCTGACACTGAGCACACTTCTCGCCAGCCTGGCCCCTTTGGCCCAGGCCGATGTCAAACCCGATCCGGGCGACTACACGGCGCTGCCCCAAGGCACGGACGTGGTGGTGTTGTACCAGCAGAATCCGCGCGGGGATAAGGTGTACTCCGGCGGCAGGAAAGTCGCCGACAACCTCGACCTTGACCTCACCGTCGGGGTGCTGCGGCTGATTCACTTCACCGAGTTCTTCAACACTGGGCTGACCTGGGACCCCCAGATCGTCATCCCCTTCGGCTACCAGAAGACCGGCGCCACCGACAGCAAGCATTCGGGGCTGGGGGATATCACTTTCGGTGGCACGGTGTGGACCATCGCCGACCTGGCCAAGAACGAACACCTGGGCTGGTCGGTATTCGTCACCGCGCCGACCGGCAGCGAGAAGAACCAGGGCTTTGCCTTGAGCAGCAACCGCTGGGCCCTGGATTTCCAGGTCGGTTACATCAAGGGGCTTACCGATAAAATCACCTGGGATGTGATCGCCGAAACCGAGTTCTACGACGAGCAGCGTTCCACCGATGCGAAAAAGGATCCCTTGCTGCAATTGCACAACCACCTGCGCTACAACTTCACCCCGGACACTTACGCTGCGGTCTCCTACCGGCATAACTGGGGCGCGCGCGAGACCCTTGACCATGAAACCCTGGCCACCAGCCGCAGCAACGGCACGCTGGGCTTCACCGTGGCGACCATGCTGGGCAAGCAGGTGCAGGTGATGGGGCAGTTGATGCATGACACGTCGGTGCGCGAGGGCGTGAAGATTGATAATTCGCTGCAGTTTCGCCTGGCGTACTTCTACTGA
- a CDS encoding TonB-dependent receptor plug domain-containing protein, translating into MPDITAPLPLNKFHLSLLTSSLLLASAPSFAETTRDDAQLGTVTVISTGMRGQQRTVADSPAPIDVINSEQLLKTGRAELSEAIAKLLPSFNFGTNIAGYNSVTRPLSNRSLGPAYTLVLVNGKRRHNGATGQRGSIDNSGANAVDIDLIPVSAVDHIEVLKDSAAAQYGSDAVAGVINVILKKDNSGGHLETSYGQLFSGQGETIKVAGDEGFKLGERGFFHFSADARKRGTAAWNDKADSTVRAFSDPAKEAAWNRVAIKNGDPDLKAFNLAYNAELPLEDLTLYSFSTYGERDAEAANYFRLPTGRAAVPEVFPDGYYPLNNIKDRDYQLLFGGKGQVAEWNWDLSTTYGRNNVHHSSDLNINPSLGTASPTRFDNLATFRFEQWVNNLDITRRYDSLFNLTSPVQVSAGLEHRWEHFSTFAGDPEAYITGTYPAASGAQAAVTIRPEDEVSLIRNNYAGYLDLGFDLTERWFLDVAGRVEHYDDDSGNTFGLKVNSRYELTDTVAVRGTVGTGFRAPSLTQIGYTVADNRVATDVNGNVVPAVTRLTPSGSNLAKALGGDDLKPEKSRNLGLGLTWQPAPRTSITADAYLIDIDDRIALTSNIYDQGNGAINAILAAQGVPTGTWVNYYTNAFDTRTRGLDIVADHTTPLDAWGDVRWSLGFNWNKTTIEDSRGTPAALANSGVTLVGRDREGDLTEASPKTKWILGANWKVADLAVNLQTSRYGAVKTLAVNPTGDRSFGAKWITDLDVSYTFVDHLTVSVGGTNIFDVRPDRHAVYSNLGLAPYGNPPFYPGGGYWYTKLAYDF; encoded by the coding sequence ATGCCAGACATCACCGCCCCGCTCCCCCTCAACAAGTTCCACCTGTCACTCTTGACCAGCTCCTTGCTGCTGGCCAGCGCGCCCTCCTTCGCCGAGACCACGAGGGATGACGCCCAACTGGGCACGGTCACGGTGATTTCCACCGGCATGCGCGGCCAACAGCGCACCGTGGCCGACAGCCCGGCACCGATTGACGTGATCAACAGCGAACAACTGCTCAAGACCGGCCGCGCCGAACTGTCCGAGGCCATTGCCAAGCTGCTGCCCTCGTTCAACTTCGGCACCAACATTGCCGGCTATAACTCAGTGACCCGCCCCCTCAGCAACCGCAGCCTGGGCCCGGCCTACACCCTGGTGCTGGTCAACGGCAAGCGCCGGCACAACGGCGCGACCGGCCAGCGCGGTTCGATCGATAACAGCGGCGCGAACGCGGTGGACATCGACCTGATCCCGGTCAGCGCCGTCGACCATATCGAGGTACTCAAAGACAGCGCTGCCGCCCAGTACGGCTCGGATGCGGTGGCGGGCGTAATCAACGTGATCCTCAAGAAAGACAACAGCGGCGGCCACCTGGAGACCAGTTACGGCCAGTTGTTTTCCGGCCAGGGCGAAACCATCAAGGTGGCGGGCGACGAGGGGTTCAAGCTCGGCGAACGCGGTTTTTTCCACTTCTCCGCCGATGCCCGCAAACGCGGGACCGCCGCCTGGAACGACAAGGCCGACAGCACGGTCAGGGCGTTCAGCGACCCCGCCAAGGAAGCCGCCTGGAACCGGGTGGCGATCAAGAACGGCGACCCTGACCTCAAGGCATTCAACCTGGCCTACAACGCCGAATTGCCCCTGGAAGACCTGACGCTGTACTCCTTCTCCACCTATGGCGAGCGTGACGCCGAGGCCGCCAACTACTTTCGCCTGCCCACCGGCAGGGCCGCGGTGCCCGAGGTATTTCCGGACGGTTACTACCCGCTGAACAACATCAAGGACCGCGACTACCAACTGCTGTTTGGCGGCAAGGGGCAAGTGGCCGAGTGGAACTGGGACCTGAGCACCACTTATGGGCGCAACAACGTCCACCACTCCAGCGACCTGAATATCAACCCGTCACTGGGCACCGCCTCACCGACGCGGTTCGACAACCTGGCGACCTTTCGCTTTGAGCAGTGGGTCAACAACCTGGACATCACTCGCCGCTACGACAGCCTGTTCAACCTGACCTCGCCTGTGCAGGTGTCCGCCGGCCTGGAACACCGCTGGGAACATTTCAGCACCTTCGCCGGAGATCCCGAGGCCTATATCACCGGCACTTACCCGGCGGCGTCGGGGGCGCAGGCGGCCGTCACGATTCGCCCGGAGGATGAAGTCAGCCTGATCCGCAATAACTACGCCGGTTACCTCGACCTGGGCTTTGACCTGACCGAGCGCTGGTTCCTCGACGTGGCCGGCCGTGTCGAACATTACGACGATGACTCTGGCAATACCTTCGGGCTGAAGGTGAACTCACGCTACGAGCTGACCGACACGGTGGCGGTACGCGGTACGGTCGGCACCGGCTTTCGTGCGCCGTCCCTGACGCAGATCGGCTACACGGTGGCAGACAACCGAGTGGCCACCGATGTGAACGGTAACGTGGTGCCCGCCGTGACCCGCTTGACCCCTTCCGGCAGCAACCTGGCCAAGGCGTTGGGTGGCGACGACCTCAAGCCGGAGAAATCGCGCAACCTGGGGCTGGGCCTGACCTGGCAGCCAGCGCCACGCACCAGCATCACCGCCGATGCCTACCTGATCGACATTGATGACCGCATCGCCCTGACCAGCAATATCTACGACCAGGGCAATGGCGCCATCAATGCCATCCTCGCCGCCCAGGGTGTGCCCACCGGTACCTGGGTCAACTACTACACCAACGCCTTCGACACCCGCACCCGCGGCCTGGACATCGTTGCCGACCACACCACGCCGCTGGATGCCTGGGGCGATGTGCGCTGGAGCCTGGGCTTCAACTGGAACAAGACCACCATTGAAGACAGTCGCGGCACACCCGCCGCCCTCGCCAATTCCGGCGTGACCCTGGTGGGCCGCGACCGCGAGGGCGACCTCACCGAAGCGTCGCCCAAGACCAAATGGATCCTCGGCGCCAACTGGAAGGTCGCGGACCTGGCGGTCAACCTGCAAACCAGCCGCTATGGCGCGGTCAAGACCCTGGCGGTGAACCCCACGGGCGACCGCAGCTTCGGCGCCAAATGGATCACCGACCTGGACGTCAGCTACACCTTCGTCGACCACCTGACCGTCAGCGTCGGCGGTACCAATATCTTCGACGTGCGCCCCGACCGGCACGCCGTCTACAGCAACCTGGGCCTGGCGCCCTATGGCAACCCGCCGTTCTATCCGGGCGGCGGCTACTGGTACACCAAGCTGGCCTACGACTTCTGA
- a CDS encoding ABC transporter substrate-binding protein, with amino-acid sequence MSRLLAPCALALSLAACSPSGNDTQAGKTLNIAFFGDNTTLVSVDPFQVYWLEHRVLLRNVAESLTDQDPETGTIIPWLAKSWEVSDDALTYTFHLRDNVTFSNGERFDAQAVKTAFDSNKALATELPATFGATYLAGFDHAEVVDDFTVKLVLAKPNAGFLQATSTTNLSILAPASYALSAKERSLGKIIGTGPFILASYTPEVGAHLTKRKGYAWASANMKNQGEAHLDAVDISYIPEESVRNGLFLQGKADILWPRNPFSEVDLKLFQSRGATIQSRSLPGPALNLYPNTRGGRALADKQVRLAVQKAIDRKSYASTVYNAAFPVVDGIFDVTTPYFKSQGAKLVYDPAAAERLLDQAGWAKGADGYRQKNGKRLSLSYNISPAETAGDVLIQDQLRKVGIELKLSVVTRAEWVANNTAGNYDLTINYMTRADPIILQTILDPRTANSSTLATNLYEPAVLDTAKGLFDAGITATQGAQRATAYGDLQDLLIDEGSAFPVYERVWQAATSPRVKHFRWTAEGFALLGDIEVGTP; translated from the coding sequence ATGAGCCGTCTGCTGGCCCCCTGCGCATTGGCGTTAAGCCTTGCCGCTTGCTCACCGTCGGGTAACGACACCCAGGCCGGCAAGACCCTCAACATTGCCTTTTTCGGCGACAACACCACCCTGGTCAGCGTCGATCCGTTCCAGGTCTACTGGCTTGAACACCGGGTGTTGCTGCGCAATGTCGCCGAGTCGCTGACCGACCAGGACCCGGAAACCGGCACGATCATTCCCTGGCTGGCCAAAAGCTGGGAAGTGAGCGACGACGCCCTCACCTACACCTTCCACCTGCGCGATAACGTCACCTTCAGCAACGGCGAGCGCTTCGATGCCCAGGCGGTCAAGACGGCCTTCGACAGCAACAAGGCGCTGGCCACCGAGTTGCCGGCCACCTTCGGCGCCACTTACCTGGCGGGGTTCGATCACGCCGAAGTGGTCGACGACTTCACCGTCAAGCTGGTGCTCGCCAAGCCGAATGCGGGCTTCCTGCAGGCCACATCCACCACCAACCTGTCGATCCTTGCCCCGGCCTCCTATGCGCTCAGCGCCAAGGAACGCTCGTTGGGCAAGATCATCGGCACCGGCCCGTTCATCCTGGCCAGCTATACCCCGGAAGTCGGCGCGCACCTGACCAAGCGCAAGGGTTACGCCTGGGCGTCGGCCAATATGAAGAACCAGGGCGAGGCCCACCTGGACGCGGTGGACATCAGCTATATCCCCGAGGAAAGCGTGCGCAACGGCCTGTTCCTGCAAGGCAAGGCCGACATTCTGTGGCCGCGCAACCCGTTCTCCGAGGTGGACCTGAAACTGTTCCAGTCCAGGGGCGCAACCATTCAAAGCCGCTCGCTGCCGGGCCCGGCGCTGAACCTGTACCCCAATACCCGTGGCGGGCGTGCCTTGGCCGACAAACAGGTGCGCCTGGCCGTACAGAAAGCCATCGACCGCAAGAGCTACGCAAGCACGGTGTACAACGCCGCGTTCCCGGTGGTGGACGGCATCTTCGATGTGACCACGCCCTACTTCAAGAGCCAGGGCGCCAAACTGGTCTACGACCCGGCCGCCGCCGAGCGCCTGCTGGATCAAGCCGGCTGGGCCAAGGGCGCGGACGGTTATCGGCAGAAAAACGGCAAGCGCCTGAGCCTGAGCTACAACATCAGCCCGGCAGAAACCGCCGGCGATGTGTTGATCCAGGATCAGCTGCGCAAGGTCGGCATCGAGCTCAAACTCAGCGTGGTCACCCGCGCCGAATGGGTCGCCAACAACACCGCCGGCAACTATGACCTGACCATCAACTATATGACCCGTGCTGATCCGATCATCCTGCAAACCATCCTCGATCCGCGCACCGCCAACAGCTCGACCCTGGCCACCAACCTCTATGAGCCGGCCGTGCTGGACACCGCCAAGGGCCTGTTCGATGCCGGCATCACCGCCACCCAGGGCGCACAACGCGCCACGGCCTATGGCGATTTGCAAGACCTGTTGATCGATGAGGGTTCGGCGTTCCCGGTGTATGAACGCGTGTGGCAGGCAGCGACCTCGCCACGGGTGAAACACTTTCGCTGGACTGCCGAGGGCTTCGCATTGCTGGGTGATATCGAGGTCGGTACGCCATGA
- the feaR gene encoding transcriptional regulator FeaR, translating into MPALLHACDAFANWNRDLRAVCGNFNTTLSNQHSLFIGSVHGQDVCGLGVAHIRTNAGLISRQRTSGDGDDDRYCFLILQGAGHQRIRQQNRVIELGPDDIALVDSAQAFEIEPQGLVHNISIHLSRDEVSHQLRPEQLFGKLARNSVATHMIRTLARSLGDVELRKDEGGRSDGPALAQALIGLAAAGLRERDERQPGFACVGQDDIYGLATRLVETSLQETELGPEYLARHLNVSVRQLYRLFEQRHESISRYIQQRRLERVAQDLCAQDLRHESITQIAFKWGFVDAAHFSRVFKRHFQHAPRDYRQHAL; encoded by the coding sequence ATGCCTGCCTTGCTTCACGCTTGCGATGCATTCGCCAACTGGAACCGCGACTTGCGTGCAGTCTGCGGTAACTTCAACACGACGCTGTCAAACCAGCACAGCCTGTTTATCGGCAGTGTCCATGGCCAGGATGTCTGCGGCCTGGGGGTGGCGCATATCCGTACCAACGCAGGGTTGATCAGCCGCCAGCGCACCTCGGGGGACGGGGACGATGATCGCTACTGCTTTCTGATTCTCCAGGGCGCGGGCCATCAGCGCATTCGCCAGCAAAACCGGGTGATCGAGTTGGGGCCTGACGACATTGCCCTGGTCGACTCGGCGCAGGCATTTGAGATCGAACCCCAGGGCCTGGTGCACAACATCTCGATCCATCTGTCACGTGACGAAGTCAGCCACCAGCTTCGCCCCGAACAGCTGTTCGGCAAGCTTGCGCGCAATAGCGTCGCCACTCACATGATTCGCACGTTGGCGCGCTCGCTGGGGGATGTGGAGTTGCGCAAGGACGAAGGTGGCCGCAGCGATGGCCCGGCACTGGCGCAAGCATTGATCGGCTTGGCCGCCGCCGGCCTGCGCGAGCGTGACGAACGCCAGCCCGGTTTTGCCTGCGTGGGTCAGGATGATATTTACGGACTGGCCACGCGACTGGTGGAAACCTCACTGCAAGAGACGGAACTGGGCCCTGAATACCTGGCCCGACACCTGAACGTCTCGGTGCGCCAGCTTTACCGGCTGTTTGAGCAACGCCACGAGAGTATCTCCCGCTACATCCAGCAACGCCGCTTGGAACGGGTGGCGCAAGACCTGTGCGCGCAAGACCTGCGCCATGAATCAATCACCCAGATCGCGTTTAAATGGGGGTTTGTCGACGCGGCGCATTTCAGTCGCGTCTTCAAGCGCCATTTCCAGCATGCCCCTCGGGACTATCGCCAACACGCCCTATAA